The following nucleotide sequence is from Natronorubrum aibiense.
ACGAACCCACTGAACGAATTAGTCAGTCACAGAACACGCGTATCGGAATACGGAATTGCTCTATTCAGTCACGGACACGTCGATTTTCGTACGACCATGAGGCACTCGCCGTGTTCATACGTAGATAGCGTGGACAGCCCACGAATGGCGGCGGAACGCTTTTGACTGTGTCTAGCACCTATCAGGGTATGGGAACAGACTGGCCACACGATCCCGACGGCGACGAGGGCAGCGAGGGCAAACGCAAGTACGATATGGCGATTATCGCCAAGAAAGTCGACGAAGAAGAGGATTTCCCACTCGACCGTGACGAGTTCATCGCCGAGCACGGCGATGACCCGATTCGGATCAACTACAAGCGAGTCGTGCCGATGCGTGAGATCTTCGAGTACGTCGAACCCGATGAGTTCGAGACGATGGTCGACATGCACAAAGCGGTCGGGAACGCGATGCGTGCCGGCGATTTCTGGGAGTACCACCCGGAAGGATCTGATCCTGAAAAGAAGCGCGCCTGAGACGCTGACGGACGCCGAACGGGTCCGCGGCAAACGTTCCTTACGTCCGATTTGATCGCCACCCGGATTCGAGAACGACCCGCGAAAGGCTTTATGGGTGGATGGTGTACGTCATGTGAAACGGCGAGTGAGCCGTTCACACGCACGAGGTGACCAACATGACAGCCATAGCTAGACTCGAGATCATTCCCGTTCGAGAAGAACACATGTC
It contains:
- a CDS encoding DUF5785 family protein, with amino-acid sequence MGTDWPHDPDGDEGSEGKRKYDMAIIAKKVDEEEDFPLDRDEFIAEHGDDPIRINYKRVVPMREIFEYVEPDEFETMVDMHKAVGNAMRAGDFWEYHPEGSDPEKKRA